The following are from one region of the Methanospirillum hungatei genome:
- a CDS encoding type II toxin-antitoxin system RelE family toxin: MYQKLEELCHLENPALTLKKLKSPDGVRRYSLRVGIYQVTIRIEQDTLIIIVLDAGHRKHAYRKY; encoded by the coding sequence ATATATCAGAAACTGGAAGAACTCTGCCATCTTGAAAATCCTGCTCTTACGTTAAAGAAATTGAAAAGCCCTGATGGCGTCAGACGATACTCCTTACGAGTAGGAATATACCAGGTCACAATCAGGATTGAACAGGATACACTGATCATCATCGTGCTTGATGCAGGACATCGAAAGCATGCATATCGCAAATACTAA
- a CDS encoding DUF7557 family protein: MSTSTIQLPESTIHALDNLKALPEESYAEVIERLITLCSEEEELTPEAWARVQKAEEEYKTGKTYSLEEIKRRLGDE, from the coding sequence ATGTCTACATCAACAATCCAATTACCTGAATCTACCATACACGCCTTAGATAACCTCAAAGCCCTACCTGAAGAGAGCTATGCAGAGGTAATAGAACGACTTATCACCCTCTGTTCCGAGGAGGAAGAACTCACCCCCGAAGCATGGGCCAGGGTTCAAAAAGCCGAGGAAGAATACAAAACCGGGAAGACATACTCCCTCGAAGAGATAAAAAGAAGATTGGGGGACGAATAA